In one Achromobacter spanius genomic region, the following are encoded:
- a CDS encoding MFS transporter, producing MSSHPASATLSRGLVFLLAIGAGLSVASLYYSQPMLGVLGAEIHANAETLGWIPTLTQLGYAFGILMLAPLGDRHDRKRIILIKAAVLSLALLAAALAPSIGVLLAASFVVGVSATLAQDIVPAAAHLAPAEQRGKIVGTVMTGLLLGILLSRVVSGFVAEQFGWRAMFVAAAVAIVALGAALWRGLPRFVPTAQLSYAALLGSLATLWRQHPGLRRAATAQGLLSLGFSAFWSTLAVMLHGAPFHLGAGAAGAFGLAGAAGALAAPLAGRVADTRGPKAVASLGAGLTMVSFAAMIFLPFLSPHAALWLIGGAAIGFDLGIQTSLIAHQSIVYGIDPAARSRLNAILMTGVFIGMAAGGALGSLALAHWGWTGVTVVATGAAALALGLRVWPAARGGAIIAVR from the coding sequence ATGTCATCCCACCCCGCCTCCGCCACGCTGTCTCGTGGCCTGGTCTTCCTTCTCGCGATCGGCGCCGGCCTGTCGGTTGCGTCCCTGTATTACAGCCAACCCATGCTGGGCGTGCTGGGCGCCGAGATCCACGCCAACGCCGAAACACTGGGCTGGATACCCACCCTGACCCAACTAGGCTATGCCTTCGGCATCTTGATGCTGGCGCCGCTGGGCGACCGCCACGACCGCAAGCGCATCATCCTGATCAAAGCCGCCGTGCTCAGCCTGGCGTTGCTGGCGGCCGCCCTGGCGCCGTCCATCGGCGTGCTGCTGGCGGCAAGTTTCGTGGTGGGGGTGTCCGCCACCTTGGCGCAAGACATCGTGCCCGCCGCCGCGCATCTGGCGCCCGCCGAGCAACGCGGCAAGATCGTCGGCACCGTCATGACCGGCCTGCTGCTGGGCATTCTGCTGTCACGCGTGGTCAGCGGTTTCGTGGCCGAGCAATTCGGCTGGCGCGCCATGTTCGTGGCCGCCGCCGTCGCCATCGTGGCCTTGGGCGCGGCGCTGTGGCGCGGCCTGCCGCGCTTCGTGCCGACGGCTCAGTTGTCGTACGCGGCGTTGCTGGGTTCGCTGGCCACGCTGTGGCGCCAACACCCGGGTCTGCGCCGCGCGGCTACCGCGCAGGGCTTGCTGTCGCTGGGGTTCAGCGCGTTCTGGTCGACGCTGGCGGTCATGCTGCACGGCGCGCCGTTTCACCTGGGCGCCGGTGCGGCGGGTGCGTTCGGCCTGGCGGGGGCCGCTGGCGCCTTGGCCGCGCCGCTGGCCGGCCGCGTGGCCGACACCCGTGGCCCGAAGGCCGTGGCCAGCCTGGGTGCGGGCCTGACCATGGTGTCGTTTGCCGCCATGATCTTCCTGCCGTTCCTGTCGCCGCACGCCGCGCTGTGGCTGATCGGCGGCGCCGCCATCGGCTTCGACCTGGGTATCCAGACCTCGCTGATCGCGCATCAAAGCATCGTCTATGGCATTGACCCGGCCGCCCGCAGCCGCCTGAACGCCATCCTGATGACTGGTGTGTTCATCGGCATGGCCGCTGGCGGCGCGCTGGGCAGCCTGGCGCTGGCGCATTGGGGCTGGACCGGCGTGACGGTGGTGGCAACCGGCGCGGCAGCCCTGGCGTTGGGCCTGCGCGTGTGGCCGGCCGCTCGCGGCGGTGCGATTATTGCGGTGCGTTGA
- a CDS encoding LysR family transcriptional regulator has translation MSTSAKTVTSAANTTAATAGTDRLLLIETFVRIVEAGSLSAAAAQLGGTQPTVSRRLQLLERSMGVRLLQRSTHAIRLTEDGQRCYERAKELLATWQSFESDVRGAGDEPIGTLRVVAPHAFGQDQFVEPLARYLQQYPAMRVEWLLHDRMPDLIAENVDCAIRVGAVTDPSVIAVKLGEVPRIVVASPELLRGAPVPQHPDALACLPWLALRTFYRTEVSLTHCETGATERFGIHARLSTDGLYALRKAAVLGLGVALGSAWVMQDDLAAGRLVHVAPQWRADPLPVSLVYAPSRFQPARLRRFVEIMREHLPLGLAGG, from the coding sequence ATGAGCACCTCTGCCAAGACTGTCACATCCGCCGCCAATACCACGGCCGCCACCGCCGGCACCGACCGCCTGCTGCTGATTGAAACGTTCGTGCGTATCGTCGAAGCCGGCAGTTTGTCGGCCGCCGCCGCGCAATTGGGTGGCACGCAGCCCACCGTCAGCCGCCGCCTGCAATTGCTGGAACGATCAATGGGCGTGCGACTGTTGCAGCGGTCCACCCACGCCATCCGGCTGACCGAGGATGGGCAGCGCTGTTATGAACGCGCCAAAGAACTGCTGGCTACCTGGCAGTCGTTTGAAAGCGATGTGCGCGGCGCGGGCGATGAACCCATCGGCACCTTGCGCGTGGTGGCCCCGCATGCCTTCGGCCAGGACCAGTTCGTGGAGCCGCTGGCGCGCTACTTGCAGCAGTACCCGGCGATGCGCGTGGAATGGCTGCTGCATGACCGCATGCCTGACCTGATCGCCGAGAACGTGGATTGCGCCATTCGCGTGGGCGCCGTGACGGACCCGTCGGTGATCGCCGTGAAGCTGGGTGAAGTGCCGCGCATCGTTGTCGCATCGCCCGAACTGTTGCGCGGGGCGCCCGTGCCGCAACATCCGGACGCGCTGGCCTGCCTGCCCTGGCTGGCGCTGCGCACGTTCTATCGCACCGAGGTCAGCCTGACGCATTGCGAAACGGGCGCCACAGAACGCTTCGGCATTCATGCCCGCCTGTCCACCGACGGGCTGTACGCGTTGCGCAAGGCCGCCGTGCTGGGACTGGGCGTGGCGCTGGGGTCGGCATGGGTCATGCAGGACGATCTGGCCGCCGGCCGCTTGGTGCATGTGGCGCCGCAGTGGCGCGCTGACCCGCTGCCGGTGTCCCTGGTGTATGCGCCGTCGCGGTTTCAGCCGGCGCGGCTGCGCCGCTTTGTCGAGATCATGCGCGAGCACCTGCCGCTGGGGCTGGCGGGCGGCTGA